Proteins encoded in a region of the Dreissena polymorpha isolate Duluth1 chromosome 6, UMN_Dpol_1.0, whole genome shotgun sequence genome:
- the LOC127835631 gene encoding uncharacterized protein LOC127835631, translated as MAAGALNCPSPNHTHQHPLQTNHTLTISTTPTLALSQPPSNLPSPNHLTLSQPPLPSPNHPDPLPTTMTLSQPPSPSPIDPHPQPLPTTPTLALSQPPHPHPLPTLALSQLPSPSPNRPPSSTSPNDPNPQPLQPPHPHPLPTTPTHRPISEPPSYLPSPQPTPTLILPQPTTPSHFLNHPHPRPLTTTLILTLSQTTNPSSSFKPPRTLSQTTLTLSQRPPSSTSPHRPPLSPFSLPSHALPSPNHPTLTLSQPPSPSPKPPSPFPTTHILNLSQQPHYHPFPTTPTLARSQPPSYLPSPTNLNTTLSEPPYPPPTLTLSQPPLPFPNHPQPLPTTITLFQPTTPSTSPNHPHPRPTTLNPSQPPHPQPLLTTLTLSQPPSPSPNYKHPHPIPTTLAISQPPSSSPIQPHPHPIPTTLAISQPPLSSPNQPHPHPIPITLAIFQPPSPYPNQPHPHPIQTTLAVSQPPLSSRNQPHPHLIPTTLILSQPTTPSPYPNHPRHLPTTLNLTLSQPPSTSPHYPHYPHSQPLLTTPTLSL; from the coding sequence ATGGCAGCGGGAGCCCTGAACTGTCCCTCTCCCAACCACACTCATCAACACCCTCTCCAAACCAACCACACCCTCACAATCTCAACCACCCCTACCCTCGCCCTCTCCCAACCACCCTCAAACTTACCCTCTCCGAACCACCTCACCCTCTCTCAACCACCCTTACCCTCTCCCAACCACCCTGACCCTCTCCCAACCACCATGACCCTCTCCCAACCACCCTCACCCTCTCCCATCGACCCCCATCCTCAACCTCTCCCAACGACCCCCACCCTCGCCCTCTCCCAACCACCTCACCCTCACCCTCTCCCAACCCTCGCTCTCTCTCAACTACCCTCACCCTCTCCCAACCGACCCCCATCCTCCACCTCTCCCAACGACCCAAATCCTCAACCTCTCCAACCACCTCACCCTCACCCTCTCCCAACCACCCCCACCCATCGCCCTATCTCTGAACCACCCTCATACTTACCCTCTCCACAACCAACCCCCACCCTCATCCTACCCCAACCAACCACACCTTCACACTTTCTCAACCACCCTCACCCTCGCCCTCTCACAACCACCCTCATACTTACCCTCTCCCAAACAACCAACCCCTCATCCTCTTTCAAACCACCCCGCACCCTCTCCCAAACCACCCTCACCCTCTCCCAACGACCCCCATCCTCAACCTCTCCCCACAGACCCCCACTCTCGCCCTTTTCCCTACCATCTCACGCATTACCCTCTCCCAACCACCCGACCCTCACCCTCTCTCAACCGCCCTCACCCTCTCCCAAACCACCCTCACCCTTTCCAACAACCCACATCCTCAACCTCTCCCAACAACCTCACTATCACCCTTTCCCAACCACCCCAACCCTCGCCCGCTCTCAACCACCTTCATACTTACCCTCTCCCACCAACCTCAACACAACCCTCTCCGAACCACCCTACCCTCCCCCAACCCTCACCCTCTCCCAACCACCCTTACCCTTTCCCAACCATCCTCAACCTCTCCCAACCACCATAACCCTCTTCCAACCAACCACACCCTCAACCTCTCCCAACCACCCTCACCCTCGCCCAACCACCCTCAATCCCTCccaaccaccacaccctcaacCTCTCCTAACCACCCTCACCCTCTCCCAACCACCCTCACCCTCTCCCAACTACAAACACCCTCATCCTATCCCAACAACCCTCGCCATCTCCCAACCACCCTCATCCTCTCCCATTCAACCACACCCTCACCCTATCCCAACCACCCTCGCCATCTCCCAACCACCCTTATCATCTCCCAACCAACCACACCCTCACCCTATCCCAATCACCCTCGCCATCTTCCAACCACCCTCACCCTATCCCAACCAACCACACCCTCACCCTATCCAAACCACCCTCGCTGTCTCCCAACCACCCTTATCCTCTCGCAACCAACCACACCCTCACCTTATCCCAACCACCCTCATCCTCTCCCAACCAACCACACCCTCACCTTATCCCAACCATCCTCGCCATCTCCCAACCACCCTCAACCTTACTCTCTCCCAACCACCCTCAACCTCTCCCCACTATCCCCACTATCCCCACTCTCAGCCTCTCCTAACCACCCCCACCCTCTCCCTCTAA